The window AGCACCAGACTGGTGCAGCTTCCTTCAGCCTCTTCATTGACAAGACCACTGGCCGCTTTCTCTGCATGACCACCCTAGCAGAGGGGAGCTGGGAAGACTTTCAGGCCAGCGTGGAGGGGCAAGGGGGTGGGGCCAGAGAAGGGGTCCTACTCAGTGAGGCCCCAGAAGCTGAGGACAGTGAGGAGGTCCGGAGGATCTGGGACCGAGCCATACCTCTCTGGGAGCTGCCTGAGTCGGAGGAAGCCCAGCTAGCTCGCATGATGTTTGGCCTCACCAAAGTGACAGATGACACACTTAAGCGTTTCAGCGTGCGCTATCTGCGGCCTGCTCGCAGGCTTGTCTTCCCTTGGTTCTCCCCTGGAGGTTTGGGATTGCGAGGCCTGAAGCTACTAGGGGCCGAAACCCAGGGCGATGGGGTGCAGTATATGGAGACCACCATTCCCCGGCCTGGTGCCTACCACAATCTGTTTGGGTTACCACTGATCAGTCGACGAGATGTTGAAGTGGTATTGACAAGTCGTGAGCTGGACAGTCTGGCCTTGAACCAGTCCACAGGGCTGCCCACTCTAGCCCTACCCCGAGGAACAGCCTGCTTACCCCCTGCCCTGCTTCCTTACCTCGAACAGTTCCGACGGGTTGTGCTCTGGCTGGGGAATGACCTTCGGTCCTGGGAAGCTGCCAAGTTGTTTGCCCGAAAACTGAACCCCAAACGATGCTCCTTGGTGCGGCCTGGGGACAAGCAGCCCTCTCCCCTGGAGGCTCTGAACCAAGGCTTAAATCTTTCTCGTATTCTGCGTACTGCCCTGCCCGCCTGGCACAAGTCTATCGTGTCTTTCCGGCAGCTTCGGGAGGAGGTGCTAGGAGAACTGTCAAACGTGGAGCAGGCAGCTGGTGTTCGCTGGAGCCGCTTCCCAGACCTCAATCGTCTTTTGAAGGGACATCGGAAGGGCGAGCTGACAGTGTTCACAGGTAACCCTTTGGAAACTTACTGCTTGGGTGGGTTTGGGGGCAGAGGATTAGATGACTAAAGCATGTGGGTTTGGGCCATAGTAAATGTTTAAGAGGAGCCTTCCCCTCCCAACTTTGAAGCTTCTTGTGGATCTTGGTTTCAAGGTTAGGGCTTTACTTCCTCACCCAGGTCTGTGTTCAACCCCTGTGCAGGGCCAACAGGCAGTGGAAAGACAACATTCATCAGTGAGTATGCCCTGGATTTGTGTACCCAAGGAGTGAACACACTGTGGGGTAGCTTTGAGATCAGCAACGTGAGACTAGCCCGTGTCATGCTGACACAGTTCGCTGTGGGACGACTGGAAGAGCAACTGGACAAATACGATGAGTGGGCTGACCGCTTTGAGGACTTGCCCCTCTATTTCATGACTTTTCATGGGCAACAGAGCATCAGGTGAGGTTTCCAGGCCTGGGGCTTTCAAAGAACAGGAGGGCAGGAGAACAGACTCCCAACAGAGTCTTCAGACTGCCGTGGTCTAGAGATTACTTGTAACTGACTCTTGAATTCattgtctcttcctcttcccagGACTGTAATAGACACAATGCAACATGCAGTCTATGTTTACGACATTTGTCATGTGGTCATCGACAATCTGCAGTTCATGATGGGTCATGAGCAGCTGTCCACAGACAGGTGACATCCTCCTCTTGTCTAGCTGTAACCCGCTTAAACACACATCTTCTCAGGCAGCTGGCCTCTGGGTAAACACTGTACGCTTGTTTTCTGACATATGTGCAGGCACATACCTCTCTAtatgtatttctgtctttatagagGTGTGCGGTATGACAGTGGTAAGTGTGGACAGGGATTTAAGTGTGAGTCCTTGGGTAAAGGGAAGTAGAGTGATGTTGTGGTAAGATGTGAACGTATCAGGAGTATGTGTTCATTCTTGTCCTTGTGTGTCTGATAACCTCTTTGCTCTGTTGGGCAGGATTGCAGCTCAAGACTACATTGTCGGGGCCTTTCGGAAGTTTGCAACAGACAGTAGCTGCCATGTAACACTGGTCATTCACCCCCGAAAAGAGGATGATGATAAAGAACTACAGACAGCATCCATTTTTGGCTCAGCCAAAGTAAGTGGACTTTAGAGGATCTCAAGCCATGGAGAGTAGAGGGGGCAGGTATGACCAGGGACAGCCCTCATTCAGCCTTAAATCATTTTGACTACCCATCTGGAACAGGCAGGAGGCAGCTGCCTCTGGAGTCATGACATGAAGAATATATGTGCTATGTATTCTGACAGTGCAGTGGtgaagactgtgcttccaatgcaaggagcgAGGGTTGGagacctggtcagggaactaagatcccacatgccatgtagcaCAGCACAAAAAAAAGGAGACAGTGATTACAACTCAATATGAtaatacttggggcttcccttgtggctctgctggtaaagaatccgcctgcaacgtgggagacctgggctcaatccctaggttgggcagatgccctagagaagggaaaggctacctactgcagtattctggcctggagaattccatggactgtatagtccatggggtggcaaagagtcggacatgactgagtgagttgcACTTTCATGATAATACTAAGAACTATGATAGGCAGCACACGTATTTGGGGAGAAAAGCCATCTGAGTCAGCCTGGGACATCTGGGGAGACTTCTTAGAAGAGGTGTCAACAAAGGTTGGGTTGGGTTTTGGCTAACAATAGGTATGAAATAAGCAAGTAAGTGGGAGGGCCCTCTGGGCAGCAGGATCAGCCTAGCATCCTGGAGCTTCCATGGCACACTGAGTGAATGCCTACTACGTGCCAGGCCTGGGCTGGGCACAAGGAAGGCAGGGCAAGGAACGTAAACTATGTGCCATGATGAAACGGACATGGAACTGGGGGAAAGAATGACAGAAGTAGAAAGATGCTGGTGCCTTTCTTATTTATGGGGATCAAGAATGTTCTCTCCAGGGAAGTGAGACATTTAGACTGGGACCTAAATGTAAGGAGCTCAGGTTGAGTGAGGTGGCGATCCAAGGAGCCAGATGTGTTagcagcagagggaacagcatgtacaCAATCTGGGACAGCAACAGGattgtcagggaactaaaatacTCAAGTGACCCCAGCATTTTGGTCAGTAGTTCGGAGAGCTTTGGTGACAGGGGAAGTACTTTTCCTTTCCACATTCTTGCTATTCCTGCACGCTCAGCCTTCCTTTACGCTCCTCTGATATATCTTCTTGCTCCTTCTTCCTTCTGCCCCTTATCTCCCAGGCAAGCCAGGAAGCAGACAACGTTCTGATCCTGCAGGACAGGAAACTGGTAACTGGGCCAGGGAAACGGTATCTGCAGGTGTCCAAGAACCGCTTTGATGGAGATGTAGGTGTCTTCCCACTTGAATTCAACAAGAGTTCTCTCACCTTCTCCATACCACCAAAGAGCAAGGCCCGGCTCAAGAAGATCAAGGATGACAATGGACTAGTGGCCAAAAAGCCCTCTTCTGGCAAAAAGGGGGCTATGCCCCAGATCTCTGAGACTTGTTCCAACCAGGCCCGCAACCCCAACCAGCCAGACCTCTCCAAGCCTTCAAGGTGAAGACACTGCAGAGCTGGACACTGAAACAAGCCTAGCAGGACAGTCTGGGGTAGAGGCTGTCAGTCCTCTGCTAGGGCTGCCTCTGTCCTGTAGTTGGGAGCTATGGGCCCCTGTCTCAGTCTGAGGGGCCTAGCATAGGGAATGGTTTCATTGCGAGAGAATtcaatttagcaaatatttgagaacctactatgtgctgggcttGGTTCTAGATTCTGGGAATACAGCACTGACAAGACAGATGAGGTCCCTGCTTCCATGGAACCTGTAACCTGGTAGAAGAGACAAGCAGTgtgcaaacacacaaaaaacatagTTCTCAATAGTGAATATATGctctaaaggagaaaaatacagtAATGTGATAGTGCTTACAGGCTAGTTTAGAGTAAGATTTGAAAAGGTATCTCTGAGCAGAGGACATTTGAGCTGGGACCTTTAAAGAACTAGGATTGAGCCATGTGAACATGTGGAGAAAGAGGaatccaggcagagggaaaagtAAATACAGAGGCCCTGAGGTGAGAACGAGCAAGGTGAGGTCAAAGCAGGGGGGTCAGGCTCCCTGAACCTGTAGGGGAATAGGGGAACTTCTTGCCAAAACTCCAGCCCAGGCTTTCAGAGCCAAGGGGTGACATGGTGGACACCAAACTCCTCTACCCGCCACTCTGAAGCCTCCCCTGAAGTGGTGCTTACTACCATCTGATCTAGGTGCTTCACCCTTGTATATAACACCAGGGCTAGCTACAAAGGTGGAAGCCTGGAAGAGAGCCATGGAAGGGCACTGTGAGCCCAGAGTGCCTGCCACCTAGACACTCATTCCATGGTATGCTGCTTCGGACTGCTGGAGTGGATGCAATCATGACTTTTTGTAGAGgcttttccagttttactgaaaaaaagaaaaaaatatatatatttttttccattgcctTTGTTACTCTGCTTTTTCTTATTTGACCACCAGGTGTCTCCCTAGTCTTTAACTGGATTTTCCTTGAACTGAATTTACCTCTCACTTTTTGAATTGGGAGTGGATAAGCCCCCTCCCCAACTCCATCTGAGCTGTGTGCTCCCAAGAAAGCAGGATTTGCGTGCATGCACACCCTTATACCTCTTCATGTCCTAGGGAAGATAGGATGGTGCTTCTTTATCCCTGTCTTCCCTGAGGATCTCCATGTGATccctggcagaggtgtgggtcactGGGCCCCATGCCTAAGACCTTTCCTGACCAGCTGTCCCTCTGTGACATGAGTCACTCAGGGCCTCGCTCATTGTGGATTCAGGCTCAGCATATTCTTATCTGCTCCCCACCCacttccatttccctctccttgTACCCTCTCCGGGTTTCTCTTATGTTAGTGTGTGTTAGAACTCGGTCTCTTGTTTAAAAATGCAGAACCTAGGCCCTACTCTTCCCCCATTCCTGACACACAGGCATTTCTGATTCTGGAGGTTGCAGGACTCCTTGTTTTTAAGaaactctgaaggagatcataaaataaaaataacttatgcAGAAAGAGACCATGTCAGAAATATTGGTAAATGATAACACTTTCCCATGTCACTTCCTCTGATATTCTAAAGTCTGTTTCCCTTTAGATTTGCCTGCAAGAGTAGTGAGAATGAAAGATGTTCTAAGGGGGCTGGGGAGAAGCCTTTTGTTAAGGAGAGTATTTGAGgtggggcggtgggggaggggggtgtcctGCTTCCTGGAAGCAAGGCTGCTTTATCAAGCATTCCCTGAGGTCTGGAACCCTGCGGAATGGTTTGGGGTCTCTGGTCTGTTGTGTGTGAGAACTGTGACTACAATTGTTTCCTGAAACAGACCCTGGAACAAAGCTGTTCtctggggggagggaagggggacctcctccagggcctccctTCTTGGGGGTCTCTCCCAGACTGGCTGGAGCCAGCCCTCCTAATCCTGCAGTAATCATTACCAGCCGCTGGCTGGTCTAGGCCTCATCCAGGGTCTATAACATTGAACGTCAGCCATGCCTTCCAGATGCACACTACCAGGTCAATCCTACCTGTAAGGATGTGGGTTCCACATTCTGGTCTTCTGTGCTCAGGAAATCTTTCAGGGATTTCCAATAGGAGACTTTTCTGAGGTCTATGAATTGGGGATAGGGGGATAGATACACACTTGCCTGTCTTGCCCCACCCTCCTAGCAGACAGCCCACAGAGCAAACCAGAATGGTAGGGGGGAGGGGAAGCTAATgatcccccagccccacccctacacacacacacattccattaCACACCTGTCTTAAACCCCTCACGTGAAAATTAGCCCAAAATATTTCAGGAGCCCCTGGAGCCCAAGAAGTAGCAGTTAATCCCTGGGTCCTATGTATGGTCCCTAGGAGTCAGTTTCTGTACCCCGCCAAAGTGGATTGAGGCGAATTGCCTGGGCTAGAACCAGTACTCAGCCTGTGCCCAACTGGAATCTTCCTGAGAGCTGAGGCACAGCCTGGCCCAGTAGAGTCCAACTGGATCTGCAGCCTTGTCCTCAGATTCACTAACCCACTTGGCTGTAAGGGGGCAGCTTTGGTCCTCCATCCCTTCACTGGGGATGGGTCTCAGAAGAGACTCAACTCAAAGGGCTCCTGCTGCCCAAGTACTCAGGCTGCAGATATGACCCAGATACCTGTAGACATCACCGTCTGCCCTCCCACAGGCCGCCTTGGGTGCCATGGAGGGAGGGACCCTTTGGTGCAATACAGGTCAACTTCCTGTTTGTGCCTGTGGGTGGAACTTTATAAGTCTAAGAGAAGCCTGACCACACTCTGGGGGGGGGGGCCAGAACTGACAAGCCTGCTCACCGGGCAGACACCTACTCCAGGGGAGGGGGAAGTGTTGGTTCTGCTTGAGCAGCCCCAACCTCAGAGGTGTGTGTGAGGAAGGGCTGGGTCTGTTTTGGTGAAATCCGAGCCTTCTTAGTCTGCTTCCCAGGGGTTTTCCCTGTGTCTGGGGAGTGGGCTGAGAGTggaccaggctgggctccctacAGACCAGAGGATGGTGGCAGTAAAGCCCTATAGCCAACTTGGTTAGGGCAGCCAGGTAGCTTAGCTTAGCTGTGGCGCCACTGGCCCCTTCCTAGATCAAAAGCCGGTTCCAGAAGCTGCGAAGTCAGAAGTCCGAGGGGCAGTCTTGGGCCACCATCGCGACACTACTTGGCAGGGTACCAGATCTGCTGCTGAGGGGGTGCTGGGCAGACCACTCCCCTGCCTTGGTCGGGGGCGCGGCCTCagccgccccgccccctccaccaAGCCCGGGCGAGCGCGCTGGGGAGCCGGCGGATCTGCGGCCAGGACGTGCCGGCCCTGGGTCAGGAGCCCGGCGGGAGCTGGAACGGCGGTTCAGGTAGCGCTGGGTGAGTGAGTGGGGGCGCCGCGGCGGTGTAGGAAATCTCGCCTCCTGCACACCCCCGCCCCGGAGTGAACTTTCCCGATCCCGGGAAGCGGGGGATTGGGGTGAAGAGACAGGCCCCGCAGTCCAGGGGCCGCGGGCGAAGAGTCTGAACAGGGAACCTACACGAAAACTCACACCGACGGGCGCACACACGCGTGTACATAGACCCACGCGCGTGCTGGAGACAGCCGAAAACACGTGCACTGCGGGGCGGACGCGCCTAGTGAGTTTCGCTTGCTGTCGGCGGATGAGCCCGGCTGGCCCGCGCGGACCCCCAGCGGGCAGTGTGTGCTGCCGTCGCGTACTTGACGAGGGTGGGAGAAAAGGGCCTCCCAGTGACCGCGGACGGGGGCGGGCCAGATGGGACGCCTCCGGAGGTTCCGGCTTCCCTGCTGCCCGCAGGTGAAGACTAAGACGTAAACAGGCGTTGAGCACGTGATCGCTTCGCAGACCCGTGGGCTGTACGGGGGGAGCCTCGCGGCGGGAACCTCCCTCCCCAGTACTAAGCGAGTTTGAAAGATACCTTGCCGGGCTGTATTCCATTCTCCACCTGGAGGGGATAAGCCCTTCCCCAGGAATGGGAGCACAACGCCCCCTGGAGTTGGCGTAGCGCAGG is drawn from Bos indicus isolate NIAB-ARS_2022 breed Sahiwal x Tharparkar chromosome 26, NIAB-ARS_B.indTharparkar_mat_pri_1.0, whole genome shotgun sequence and contains these coding sequences:
- the TWNK gene encoding twinkle mtDNA helicase isoform X1; translated protein: MWVLLRSGYPLRILLPLRGAWMGRRGLPRSLAPGPPRRRYRKEALPALEAPVLPVTTTEIRQYLRARGIPFQDGHSCLRAPSPFVGASKLKHQTGAASFSLFIDKTTGRFLCMTTLAEGSWEDFQASVEGQGGGAREGVLLSEAPEAEDSEEVRRIWDRAIPLWELPESEEAQLARMMFGLTKVTDDTLKRFSVRYLRPARRLVFPWFSPGGLGLRGLKLLGAETQGDGVQYMETTIPRPGAYHNLFGLPLISRRDVEVVLTSRELDSLALNQSTGLPTLALPRGTACLPPALLPYLEQFRRVVLWLGNDLRSWEAAKLFARKLNPKRCSLVRPGDKQPSPLEALNQGLNLSRILRTALPAWHKSIVSFRQLREEVLGELSNVEQAAGVRWSRFPDLNRLLKGHRKGELTVFTGPTGSGKTTFISEYALDLCTQGVNTLWGSFEISNVRLARVMLTQFAVGRLEEQLDKYDEWADRFEDLPLYFMTFHGQQSIRTVIDTMQHAVYVYDICHVVIDNLQFMMGHEQLSTDRIAAQDYIVGAFRKFATDSSCHVTLVIHPRKEDDDKELQTASIFGSAKASQEADNVLILQDRKLVTGPGKRYLQVSKNRFDGDVGVFPLEFNKSSLTFSIPPKSKARLKKIKDDNGLVAKKPSSGKKGAMPQISETCSNQARNPNQPDLSKPSR
- the TWNK gene encoding twinkle mtDNA helicase isoform X2, whose product is MCWMVLKTNQTSASHQSHLSPACIHVHTWKNAYQLGCRAPPPPPGAFLRFIPSSGLWVPSQLPPPILSSLPVVPAPCDDLFDKSLATGQPGKLREEVLGELSNVEQAAGVRWSRFPDLNRLLKGHRKGELTVFTGPTGSGKTTFISEYALDLCTQGVNTLWGSFEISNVRLARVMLTQFAVGRLEEQLDKYDEWADRFEDLPLYFMTFHGQQSIRTVIDTMQHAVYVYDICHVVIDNLQFMMGHEQLSTDRIAAQDYIVGAFRKFATDSSCHVTLVIHPRKEDDDKELQTASIFGSAKASQEADNVLILQDRKLVTGPGKRYLQVSKNRFDGDVGVFPLEFNKSSLTFSIPPKSKARLKKIKDDNGLVAKKPSSGKKGAMPQISETCSNQARNPNQPDLSKPSR